A genomic region of Anopheles coustani chromosome 3, idAnoCousDA_361_x.2, whole genome shotgun sequence contains the following coding sequences:
- the LOC131272304 gene encoding cytochrome P450 4C1-like: protein MHLEQLLLYAFVLLTVVALLVIRWKRQKLYTAAGTMDGPFALPLIGQLYLIFGKKPGDDLFKVLNRYSPLYNSPVGVWIGPFFVVGINDNPDHIQTVLNSPHLLNKTFHYNFFRVGRGLFASPDYIWKNDRKILNRSFSPAMLASFVDTFNDKDFIMVETLKKYVGKGEIDLHLHIAKCNIDAFFSTSFGTDLNMQSHDEADAYLNSLDTFFSLIFKRILSVHRYPKWLYRLTEDYKTETKCWDTIRGMSKRLLQEWKQQPRQTEVRPNDDSYGRKPALNFADNLFDVAENNPSLTDEHIMDHIDTIIAAGHDTTATTVSNLLLMLAIHPEVQEAVYQEVMSVCPDKSKPVTTEEANGLVYTEMVCKETMRLFPVGPLLGRKCVADVQLDEKHTIPAGSCVCIGIYTIHREPSIWGPEAEKFNPDHFLPEKVAKRHPYAYLPFSGGPRNCIGIRYAWLSMKILIAHLVRNYRFATSLKMEDLNMKFAIILRITNGCMVSIEER, encoded by the exons atgcaTTTGGAGCAACTTTTACTCTACGCATTCGTTTTACTTACGGTGGTGGCTTTGCTGGTCATACGATGGAAGCGGCAGAAGCTGTACACCGCGGCCGGAACCATGGACGGGCCATTTGCTTTGCCTCTCATCGGTCAACTGTACCTTATATTTGGGAAGAAACCTGGAG atgatttatttaaagTTCTAAACCGGTATTCCCCCTTGTATAACTCACCGGTAGGTGTTTGGATCGGACCGTTTTTTGTTGTAGGCATCAACGACAATCCGGACCACATACAAACAGTGCTGAATTCACCACATTTGCTGAACAAAACGTTTCACTACAACTTCTTCCGAGTTGGTCGGGGATTATTTGCTTCTCCGG ATTACATCTGGAAAAACGATCGTAAGATTCTGAACCGATCCTTCAGCCCCGCGATGCTGGCAAGTTTTGTCGATACGTTCAACGACAAGGACTTTATCATGGTGGAAACACTCAAGAAATACGTCGGAAAGGGCGAAATTGATCTTCATTTGCATATAGCCAAGTGTAACATTGATGCGTTTTTCA GTACTTCTTTCGGCACGGATCTTAACATGCAGAGTCACGATGAAGCCGATGCATACCTCAACAGCTTGGACACATTTTTCTCGCTCATTTTCAAACGCATTCTCTCCGTGCATCGATATCCCAAGTGGCTGTACAGACTTACGGAAGATTACAAAACGGAGACAAAGTGCTGGGATACCATAAGAGGAATGTCCAAGCGACTGCTGCAGGAGTGGAAGCAACAACCACGACAAACAGAAGTTCGACCTAATGACGATAGTTATGGAAGGAAGCCTGCCCTCAACTTTGCCGACAATCTTTTCGATGTGGCCGAGAATAATCCTTCTCTGACAGATGAGCACATAATGGATCATATAGACACGATCATTGCGGCGGGTCACGATACAACGGCGACTACAGTATCGAATCTTCTGCTCATGCTCGCTATTCACCCAGAGGTACAGGAAGCCGTGTACCAAGAGGTGATGAGTGTGTGTCCGGATAAATCTAAACCAGTCACGACCGAGGAGGCCAATGGGCTTGTCTACACTGAGATGGTTTGCAAGGAAACGATGCGTCTGTTCCCAGTGGGGCCTCTTCTTGGTCGAAAATGTGTTGCCGATGTGCAGCTGGATG AAAAACACACCATACCTGCGGGCAGCTGTGTCTGCATCGGAATCTACACCATTCACCGGGAGCCATCGATCTGGGGGCCGGAGGCAGAGAAGTTCAATCCAGATCACTTCTTACCGGAAAAAGTTGCCAAACGTCATCCTTACGCCTACCTGCCATTCAGTGGAGGTCCCCGAAACTGCATCGGCATCCGGTACGCGTGGCTGTCGATGAAAATTCTAATTGCACATTTGGTACGGAATTATCGCTTTGCAACCTCATTAAAAATGGAGGATTTGAATATGAAGTTTGCCATTATACTGAGGATCACGAATGGATGCATGGTGTCGATTGAAGAACGATGA
- the LOC131271890 gene encoding inositol-trisphosphate 3-kinase A-like: MSLFTSNNTRPRSLMEALLAKKIEAASQQTGPGGSRLIRTDSMDSSSSIGSLGSLILGEDVCHCDDCLLGIVDLYTIGPKETASGIKKPSGWRKLRNIVQWTPFFQTYKKQRYPWVQLAGHQGNFKAGPDQGTVLKKLCPKEEKCFKVLMKDVLRPYVPEYKGQVNSEDGESTYIQLQDLLSDFYQPCVMDCKIGVRTYLEEELSKAKEKPKLRKDMYEKMIQIDQNAPTEEEHRAKGVTKPRYMVWRETISSTSTLGFRIEGIKKSDGTSSKDFKTTKSRDQICDAFREFTEGFPHAMPKYIQRLKAIRATLEYSEFFKGHEVIGSSLLFVHDRHKASVWLIDFAKTVNLPENVTITHDSKWKVGNHEDGYLIGINNLIEIFSEVHDRQTMQTLTDRIPRLSLPDDSNGMCATGVDDPERDKPRENDASPTTLPNSSGQGDGEINCVNNNNIYGCKTDEQQLAGGSTPSEAGLRDCAGTKTS; the protein is encoded by the exons ATGTCGCTGTTCACATCGAATAACACGCGGCCGCGGTCGCTCATGGAGGCGCTGCTGGCAAAGAAGATCGAAGCGGCGTCGCAGCAGACCGGTCCAGGCGGATCGCGGCTCATCCGGACGGATTCGATGGActcgagcagcagcatcggTTCGCTAGGGTCGCTCATTTTGGGCGAAGATGTGTGCCACTGTGACGACTGTCTGCTCGGCATTGTCGACCTGTACACTATTGGTCCGAAGGAAACCGCGAGTGGCATCAAAAAG CCTTCCGGGTGGCGCAAGTTGCGCAACATCGTCCAGTGGACTCCGTTCTTTCAGACGTACAAGAAGCAGCGGTACCCGTGGGTTCAGCTAGCCGGGCATCAGGGGAACTTCAAGGCGGGCCCCGACCAAGGGACGGTTTTGAAAAAGCTGTGCCCCAAAGAGGAAAAGTGCTTTAAG GTTCTGATGAAGGATGTCTTGAGACCCTACGTCCCGGAGTACAAGGGTCAGGTGAACAGCGAAGATGGAGAAT CTACCTATATACAGCTCCAGGATCTACTCAGTGACTTTTATCAACCGTGCGTGATGGATTGCAAGATAGGCGTTAGGACCTATCTGGAAGAAGAACTGTCGAAAGCCAAAGAGAAGCCGAAATTGCGGAAG GATATGTACGAGAAAATGATACAAATCGATCAGAACGCCCCCACCGAGGAGGAGCACCGTGCGAAGGGTGTCACGAAGCCACGCTACATGGTATGGCGGGAGACGATTTCCAGCACCTCGACGCTCGGATTTCGAATAGAG GGCATTAAAAAGAGTGATGGAACAAGCTCAAAGGATTTTAAAACAACTAAATCTCGCGACCAGATCTGCGATGCTTTTCGTGAATTCACCGAAGGATTTCCACATGCAATG CCCAAGTATATCCAACGGTTGAAGGCAATCCGAGCGACGCTGGAGTACTCGGAATTTTTCAAAGGACACGAAGTAATAGGCAGCTCGCTGTTGTTTGTACACGACCGGCACAAGGCGAGCGTATGGTTGATCGATTTCGCGAAGACTGTTAACCTGCCGGAGAACGTCACCATCACGCATGACAGCAAGTGGAAGGTGGGCAATCACGAGGATGGCTACCTGATCGGCATCAACAATCTGATCGAGATCTTCAGTGAAGTGCACGATCGTCAGACGATGCAAACATTAACCGATCGAATACCGCGGCTATCGCTTCCGGACGATTCCAATGGCATGTGTGCGACGGGTGTGGATGACCCGGAACGAGATAAACCACGAGAGAACGATGCGTCGCCAACTACCTTACCCAACTCCTCCGGCCAAGGCGACGGTGAGATCAACTGcgtcaacaacaataacatctATGGCTGCAAAACGGATGAACAGCAGCTAGCCGGAGGCAGTACGCCCTCCGAGGCGGGGCTTCGAGACTGCGCCGGTACGAAGACGAGCTAG